One part of the Haloprofundus halobius genome encodes these proteins:
- a CDS encoding mandelate racemase family protein codes for MTPEITKIESVEFEYPIENVGTDGNGFNLVYEPGSTLTSSKIAVKVHTDTGITGEYVVATSTSPDQISKFAKFLIGKNPLERERHWSEVKRALRKYDRMGMGPIDIALWDFAGKYYDAPIHELLGTYRERLPAYASTYHGDDAGGLDSPEAFADFAEECLEMGYGGFKIHGWGGGDELRNLDREIKAVHAVGERVGDEMDLMHDPACELETFADALKLGRALDEEGFFWYEDPYRDGGISQHGHRKLRQKLDTPILQTEHVRGLEPATDFVANEATDFMRADPEYDAGITGAMKRVHVAEGFGIDVEFHAPGPAQRHCIAATRNANYYELALVHPDCPNTQPPVYEGDYSDMIDTIDEDGTVPVPDGPGLGVEYDWDYIEDNATGSVQTYE; via the coding sequence GTGACTCCAGAGATCACAAAGATAGAGAGCGTCGAATTCGAATATCCGATCGAGAACGTCGGCACAGACGGCAACGGGTTCAACCTTGTCTACGAGCCCGGGTCGACGCTCACGAGTTCGAAAATTGCAGTTAAAGTCCATACAGACACCGGGATCACCGGTGAGTACGTCGTCGCGACGTCGACGTCGCCGGACCAGATCAGCAAGTTCGCGAAGTTTCTCATCGGGAAGAACCCGCTCGAGCGCGAACGCCACTGGTCAGAGGTCAAGCGCGCGCTCCGGAAGTACGATCGGATGGGAATGGGGCCCATCGACATCGCGCTGTGGGACTTCGCCGGGAAGTACTACGACGCGCCCATCCACGAACTGCTGGGTACCTACCGCGAGCGTCTGCCCGCCTACGCCTCGACGTACCACGGCGACGACGCGGGCGGCCTGGACTCGCCCGAGGCGTTCGCCGACTTCGCCGAGGAGTGCCTAGAGATGGGGTACGGCGGCTTCAAGATCCACGGTTGGGGCGGCGGCGACGAGCTACGCAACCTCGACCGGGAGATCAAGGCCGTCCACGCCGTCGGCGAGCGCGTCGGCGACGAGATGGACCTGATGCACGACCCCGCATGCGAACTCGAGACGTTCGCTGACGCCCTCAAACTCGGCCGCGCGCTCGACGAGGAGGGATTTTTCTGGTACGAGGACCCCTACCGCGACGGCGGTATCTCCCAGCACGGCCACCGGAAGTTACGCCAGAAGCTCGACACGCCCATCCTCCAGACCGAGCACGTCAGGGGACTCGAACCGGCCACCGACTTCGTCGCCAACGAGGCGACGGACTTCATGCGCGCGGACCCGGAGTACGACGCCGGCATCACCGGCGCGATGAAACGCGTCCACGTCGCCGAAGGGTTCGGCATCGACGTGGAGTTTCACGCCCCGGGGCCGGCTCAGCGCCACTGTATCGCCGCAACGCGCAACGCCAACTACTACGAACTCGCGCTGGTCCACCCCGACTGCCCGAACACCCAGCCGCCCGTCTACGAGGGCGACTACTCAGACATGATCGACACCATCGACGAGGACGGTACTGTCCCGGTCCCCGACGGTCCCGGCCTCGGCGTTGAGTACGACTGGGACTACATCGAGGACAACGCAACCGGTAGCGTCCAGACGTACGAATAA